In Humulus lupulus chromosome 6, drHumLupu1.1, whole genome shotgun sequence, a single genomic region encodes these proteins:
- the LOC133784565 gene encoding phosphopantothenoylcysteine decarboxylase subunit VHS3-like, which translates to MAHINQISTTHSSSSSSSSTPRGREMKDSTQLHSSTKSIFRDNNGRSSTSFKKSFSSDEFVDKRTGRLGVKEETTYCRTDKYDNKNEGDDDGLDDGADDDDDDAEDDDDGCDDGDEDNDDSDDDGLDDAVDDDDDGDVNMDILSIMIG; encoded by the exons ATGGCACACATAAACCAAATCTCAACCACTcactcatcatcttcttcttcttcttcaacccCCAGAGGGCGAGAGATGAAGGACTCAACCCAACTGCACTCTTCTACAAAGTCCATTTTCAGAGACAACAATGGCAGATCTTCAACCAGTTTCAAGAAGAGTTTCAGTTCTGATGAGTTCGTTGACAAGAGAACCGGTCGTTTAGGGGTCAAGGAGGAGACCACTTATTGTCGTACGGACAAATACGACAACAAGAATGAAGG tgATGACGATGGACTTGATGATGGTGctgatgacgatgatgatgatgctgaggatgatgatgatggttgTGATGATGGtgatgaagataatgatgatAGTGATGACGATGGACTTGATGATGCTGTTGATGACGatgatgatggtgatg TAAATATGGATATACTATCTATTATGATTGGATGA
- the LOC133781494 gene encoding UPF0481 protein At3g47200-like produces MHVYTKKDDVRISVGDEQPDEQTSTETDKNYMEIRDQQEQPSTQEPIISSRSFPASNKMMSDGDRDLINGIKKAEKAEAAGNDDERSQTKIQKVPESILRKEIFKNQYCNQPKAIAIGPYYAKCSELKKTELKRRLAARFIRSSGKTVEILLPEFKKNFTADELKKLFKEKVIKDNNDQGKLSRMLFLDGCSVLQFIDSYVKNEIKESDDEIINGKADEIRHDLFLLENQIPFKVLVILMRLSEKGVELAINLYRFVSMNTMAPVIYSLSRLDQKRSSLLQQKKEKKQLFEGNNNTPVHLLDLLRSELLFDDDCSKESSLVNDREEGRDYKCSFRNVNDLKSVGIKMVPEYSRGLRSVSFSSRLYIFGQLKLPPLIVDESTKQKLLNLVAYEMSPGNHQKNYAVSSYLRLLDSLIDSEQDVKDLRSAHILRNLLSSDEEVARLFNSLGRSLVSHDAYSSVKMEIQKYYEIKVVKWKAELTQEYCRSPWAIVGVLAILAGLILTGIQTYYSVNPKKGH; encoded by the exons atgcATGTGTATACCAAGAAGGACGATGTGCGAATTTCCGTTGGTGATGAGCAACCAGATGAGCAGACTTCGACTGAGACAGATAAGAACTACATGGAAATTCGTGATCAACAAGAGCAGCCTTCCACTCAGGAACCGATCATCAG TTCTAGGTCCTTCCCTGCTTCGAATAAGATGATGAGTGATGGTGATAGAGATCTGATAAATGGCATAAAAAAAGCCGAAAAGGCTGAAGCTGCTGGAAATGATGATGAGAGATCACAGACCAAGATACAAAAGGTTCCAGAAAGCATCCTCAGAAAAGAGATATTTAAGAATCAGTATTGCAACCAGCCAAAGGCGATTGCAATCGGTCCTTATTATGCCAAGTGCTCGGAGTTGAAAAAGACCGAACTCAAGCGTAGATTGGCAGCTAGATTTATTCGAAGTAGCGGCAAAACTGTGGAGATTCTTCTCCCTGAATTCAAGAAAAACTTCACTGCAGATGAACTAAAGAAGCTCTTCAAAGAAAAGGTAATTAAGGATAATAATGATCAAGGCAAATTGAGCAGGATGTTGTTTTTGGATGGGTGTTCGGTGCTGCAGTTTATTGATAGTTACGTTAAAAATGAGATAAAAGAGTCTGATGATGAGATTATCAATGGCAAAGCAGATGAGATTCGCCATGATTTGTTCTTGCTGGAAAACCAAATTCCCTTTAAAGTACTGGTGATATTGATGAGGTTGAGTGAGAAAGGGGTTGAGTTGGCAATAAATCTCTATCGTTTTGTTTCTATGAACACTATGGCACCGGTGATATATAGTTTGTCTCGGCTCGATCAGAAAAGAAGCTCTTTACTACAGcagaagaaagagaagaaacaACTCTTTGAAGGTAATAATAACACGCCTGTTCATCTCCTTGACCTTCTCAGATCAGAGCTCTTATTTGACGATGATTGTTCTAAAGAGAGCAGTCTTGTTAATGATCGTGAAGAGGGTAGAGACTATAAGTGTTCATTTCGCAACGTTAATGATCTCAAGAGTGTTGGCATAAAGATGGTGCCTGAGTATTCTAGGGGCCTGAGATCAGTTTCTTTCTCATCTCGATTATATATTTTCGGCCAACTTAAACTTCCACCGTTGATTGTGGACGAGTCGACAAAACAAAAGTTGTTGAACTTGGTTGCCTATGAAATGTCTCCCGGTAATCATCAGAAAAACTACGCTGTGTCTTCATATTTGAGGTTGTTAGATTCGCTCATCGACAGTGAACAAGATGTTAAGGACCTGAGATCAGCACACATACTTCGAAATCTTCTTAGTAGTGACGAAGAAGTTGCTCGATTGTTCAACAGCTTAGGCCGAAGCTTGGTGTCCCATGATGCTTATTCGAGTGTGAAAATGGAAATACAGAAGTATTATGAGATAAAGGTGGTTAAGTGGAAAGCTGAGTTGACTCAAGAATATTGCAGAAGTCCTTGGGCTATCGTCGGTGTTTTGGCTATACTAGCGGGACTTATATTAACAGGGATTCAGACTTATTACTCTGTCAATCCTAAAAAGGGGCACTGA
- the LOC133784566 gene encoding uncharacterized protein LOC133784566 — translation MYQRPRVEGLDRNILFSSILEDESVRASITVKKSSTSDEFVDKSTGRLGFKEDTTYTRTSTEKYDNRYEGYEFEAKLKLKLKHVDSDDGDHDHDYGDADAHDIGGHDDDDDDDVGCDHGGHFDGDDYGGDYGGDDDDCY, via the exons ATGTAC cAAAGGCCGAGAGTTGAAGGACTCGACCGAAATATACTCTTCAGCTCCATTTTGGAAGACGAGAGTGTCAGAGCTTCAATCACTGTCAAGAAGAGTTCTACTTCAGATGAGTTCGTGGACAAGAGCACAGGCCGTTTAGGGTTCAAGGAGGACACCACCTATACTCGTACTAGTACTGAAAAATACGACAACAGATATGAGGGGTATGAGTTTGAGGCCAAACTCAAGCTCAAGCTCAAACATGTTGATAGTGATGATGGTgatcatgatcatgattatgGTGATGCTGATGCTCATGATATTGGTGgtcatgatgatgatgatgatgatgatgttggtTGTGATCATGGTGGTCATTTTGATGGTGATGATTATGGTGGTGATTACGGTGGTGATGATGATGACTGCTATTAG
- the LOC133784567 gene encoding uncharacterized protein LOC133784567 produces MGFLGFVCLQGWVRNRRDGSVAALFSGNPDSVKEMEQRCRRGASHLDHLCATSTLPLASPISILNYQFGFELRERRILRLKLQQGYRQCWCCNQSGDCSIKGGARAGRGSAGKVAELGSGLAGGRRRREGFRLGWAGLGLGRRCREGLGRDGGWAGLRAGWWGSQLHGGDTIAHGGSKYLFYFLIFLC; encoded by the exons ATGGGGTTTCTGGGTTTTGTGTGCTTGCAG ggttgggtTCGGAATAGGAGAGATGGGTCTGTGGCGGCTCTTTTTTCTGGGAACCCTGACTCGGTCAAAGAGATGGAACAGAGGTGTCGCCGGGGTGCTTCACATCTGG ATCATTTGTGTGCAACATCTACTCTTCCTCTAGCTTCTCCTATTTCTATTCTCAATTACCAGTTTGGCTTTGAACTCAG GGAAAGACGGATTCTGAGGCTAAAGCTGCAGCAGGGGTATAGACAATGCTGGTGCTGTAACCAATCTGGTGACTGCTCGATAAAG GGAGGGGCTCGGGCAGGGAGGGGATCAGCAGGGAAGGTGGCTGAGCTGGGCTCGGGGCTGGCTGGAGGTCGAAGGCGCAGGGAGGGGTTTAGGTTGGGCTGGGCTGGGCTTGGCTTGGGTCGACGGTGCAGGGAGGGGCTCGGCAGGGACGGTGGCTGGGCTGGGCTCAGGGCTGGCTGGTGGGGTTCTCAACTTCACGGCGGCGACACTATAGCTCACGGCGGCAGcaagtatttattttatttcttgatttttttatgttaa